CAAGGAAAATATGTGAAAATGATGCTGTTAAGCAAGTTATAAGGATTTTGCAGTATTATAGAAGTACTATGTTACTATCATGTATTAAAAAGCCACATGAAAGCCTTAAAAATGTCAAGGAAAAAAACTATGTTTAACTGTGAAAACGAGTATTTGGCACCTTTAATCTatacaaatgtatgtatgtattacatttcaaatttaaCACATTGAACACTGTTTTCAAAGATGGACTACTCCAAAAAATGTAAGAAATTCAAGTCACCAGGTAGTCAAAAATACCCTAATTAATGCCATTTTAGCCCATGAAGCTAATTAAATAACTCTAATTCCTTAACATAACGTGCTTTCTTTTAGTCAATTATTATAGGCTGCGTATACGAtgaaaggaaaatattgaaaaagcGCCATCTCCGGCGCAACTTTTAACCGCTGCTGATCAATAAATGTGATCGATAGACACGGAAATGATGCATTTACTCTTTAGCCGCAAGCCCaccgatacattttttttcaatatgtcAACACGCGTGTGGCCAGCGGTCAAACTAGTCTTTTATTTCTgggatgccattgacggggccAGACGTCCAACGACCGTTCGTTCCGTGGCCCTCCCGGTCCTAAAGGATTGGACGCCCGGCCCCGACAATGGAGGGGGGGGATTGGGCGGTCGCCATGACGACGGTAATCAGTCAGCGCTCATGTGGGAGAGGGGCTTCCCTGACGTATTGGATCAAAGGGGATCTCTGGGATTGCGTGGGATCGTGCCCGCGGGCCAAAGAGCCGCCGTTCTCTCCCAAGAAGTTGGACGGGCCAAAGCGTGTATCAAAAGAAGCccgagaaagaaagaaagaaagaaagaaagaaagaaagaaagaaagaaagaaagaaagaaagaaaatgaaaggaaGGTTCGGGGGGGTCCTGCCCGCCGAAGCCCCCCTTTCCACTACCGTGTCGCACCCcaattaaatcaagttttaccctcaaatttggaataatttctggatttttttaaaacaaatgtttgtgtATGAAATATACCTTGAGTTGAAAACATGAGGATTATTTTGTGAATTGTCGTTATTTGGAAAAATGCAAGTAGAGAACATAGACAACGTAGACATTACAATGTAATGTAACAaatagagaaaaagagagaggaaatgaaaaaaaatagagagagagaacagcTGGATTGTGACCTTATTGTTGGAAAAATAGCGGCATGATGAGTGAAGTGTTGTCAGCTTTGACGTGGCATCAACGCATgactgaaaagaagaaaaaaatagcacaatATTTTGTGCTTATTTGGCAACAACACACTGAGTCAAATCAATAACGGCCACCATATTTCTTCGCCATGTGACAAAGTGACGGCGCGCTGACAATATATATAGACTTGTCATGGCCATTCCAGCTCAAATATCATTGggcgtccattgccgtcaatagcTGCGAGTGAATTTGACCGTGGATTCGCATTTGGAAACCATCTAAAATGTCCCGTTTTGggtgaaaatgttgttttgaaaaaaCAATCCACGTTCTACAGTTCATAACTAAAGAACAAAAAAGGGTCAAATCCAACTTTGATTGGCGAATATCATAACAGaagcaaaatattcaaaaaacaaaacgttATCTCTCTTAAGAGCGCAGATCAACCTCGTCTTTAGCGGCGACGTCATCCCAAAAAGCACATTTGTATCAAAATGGAAGCAATTTCCCGGGCCTCCGTCGCCCCGCGGGGTGACTTTTCACGGCCGGCGCAAATGACGCCATCATAAAAAGACGCCCGCGCGCCCCCCTTCCTTATCGGGTGGGATTAAAAGGCAATAATGAAAGAAGAAGCGGCCCTGTGTGGTATGAATATGATTATCTAATGGAGTCCAAAAGGAAGAGGCACGTTGACGCCGACCTTTCTATCTGCCGCCCGCCCGCGGCtcctccaaactttttcttcttcGGCGCCCAAGTCATTACGGCCGCCGTCTATCGGGAGAGCGCGATAAATCCTCCCCGGGCTCCTCCGATTGGAGCGTCTCGCGCTTGTAAGTTCGACAGACCCCGAGCGCTCCAGGCACTTATCAATATtcctattttgtcttttttttttttttttaagaatgtggGTCACTTTCATGCAAAGACGCTTCAAAGTGGGCAAAATCGGATTAGCGGGGAGGGAAACGGGGACGGGAAATGGACAATAAAAGTTGGGTTGAGGGAGTTTGGGAAGGGAAAGTCAATATTTTTCCCAGTTTGTCGTATATTAAcccaaaaaaactgtttttcgcTGTTGCTGGAAAGGGTTTAGGAACTTTTTGAGGGGTCGAGAGTACTTGAATAAAGATggatttcatgcaaaattgtgaACACGTAACACAATCAACTTCAATTTAcccaaagcaataaaaaaaacaaagaattttgACGTGGGTAGGACAGGGGAGGTGGTATttcttaaaaaggaaaaatatttggaaaaacagcATAGCAAAATTGTAATCATTTTGCCTTTTGAATGACTTGGGTTCAATTGTGCGTGACAAATCAATGTATTGGTTGACATGAATTCATTGTCACAACCCCAGCATCGACGGGTAAATGTCAAATtgatcagatattttttttcttcctcaatgGTGGGCCAGGCTGTCTTTTAGGGGGGCCATTGCCCCCGCATGCCACCCCGGTGGATCCGCCACTGGCTGTCAAatcacaaaaatttaaaaaaaatgttgaaattggaAGATTAAAACATGATGTGTGAGTGAAACGTCAAAATCCGCCTGTACAAAGAAACCATAATAtcatcaagtaaaaaaaaaagagtggcaCCAATAAGAAACGGCGGCTAATGAAGCCACGTGGCGGAGGTCCGGCATGAGGTGGGAGATGAACGGAGGCCAAACAAAAGAGCGCCAACGTCTACCTGTAACTTTGATGTGAACCGCAAACACGCCGCGCTTTTGATCAAATATTGATGCCTTTTCTTCTTTAAGCGAGTCTTGGGGGAACCGcttcaagtgtgtgtgtgtgtgtgtgtctgtgtgtgtgtgtgtgtgtgtgttgtgttccATGAGAATTTACTTGACGCTTCGCTTGGAGGAGTTTTATTGTTTCTAATGGGATGGCAAAGGGTCACCGCTccaaaagtctacacaccccgcTGAGAAGCCATTggggggatttttatttttttcaatcttaACCCACCTTTTACggggatggacgtccaatttgaTCCGACAGGGAGGTCGAGCTTTGAGTCGGGCtgaatggtttggacgtctatagtCGTCGTTGGTGCTCAATCAATGTGAGACGTCtgaatgaaaatgacatttgaaagGAAAAACTATAGAAATGCACATGCAATGTTGTGATGATTTTCACATGGTGGggttataaatattttaatgggttttaaaggggatttttttcatattttaacggGATGATGATTCGGTGAGGATCAGCGTGAGGATCGTTTGCAAtttaacaagatttttttttcaaattgagcaTGATTTAACATGCTCATTTATGGCCTGATACAGTTCAATTTGATAacgtcatttgaatttgatgtaATATGATAATAATGTCATTTACAATTCTTgtgttttaatgggaaaaactcacattttccctttaaagcaattttacaACAGGATCCAATTGACATTTTCTCCTAATAACTCCCATTTTCCCATGATTATTTTGAACCTTTtgattggcctttttttttaacgcctatcgccgtcaacggcgGACCCCAACGGGTCCAACATGGAGGCCAGCGGCTCCTCCAAGTCTTCACGCGTGGGTTGCGGCGAGATGGATGGGATGTCGTCCGGATTCAGGTCCTGCTCGACTTTGGGCGCCGCTCACATTTTTCACAGAGCGATTAAACAAAGAAAGGCCGGATGGCTTTAAAGGCACCACATCCATCTTCTCCTCATTTTTCCACTTGGGCTCTGGGTGCTGAAAAAGATATCCGGTAGAGGGCGCCCTTTTCAGCCCCCTCgtggagaaaagaaaaagttaTTTTATGGGTGAACAACGCCACTCTAGGGCGACGAGGTGAACTGCAAGCGAGAACAACAAATGTGGGTCTCACCTGAAGACCGCAGAACGCAGACGGTGGTCAACCACAGCACCCCAAGGGTTCGTGTTGCTAACAAAGCCGCACGATTTCCGTTTGGGCCACTAGAACTCGGTTAGATGTGCAAAGTGAGGAAGAAGAAGACAGTTAAACCACAACTAGAGCCAACATGGCCGTCCGAGGGGTTTAGTTTCCCACAGCCGGCGAGCAGATGCCAAAAAGTGGCTCACCTGTCAACGTTTATCTTCATAGTTGATAGAAATGGcaggttttaaaaatgtttttttaattgtaaaataaagaatagctttttttttaacttagagATACAAAACACAACCCAAAAAATCATAGAATGCTATTTACAAATGATATGTACAGTGCCCACAAAAAGTTATTCATGGTAATAGGGCGACCAATCTGTCCCtgaagtccaaatggattggtcgcctaTCCTAATGGATGGCGGATAATTAGTTAGAAAGATCCAAAGACAGTTTTAGCTCAGGCAATTTTAGGTTCAAATCTGATGGTCCTACAAAGACATGTTTGGGCCAAATAATTCCTTCACAGCCTTTGACAGCAACAGACATTGGTTTTGCCAAATCACTTTTGTGGGTTAGACCATTTTCTTTAACTTCCGCCCCGGATTTTCGATGAAATTGGACTATTGACAGTCCCCCGGCCTCTCCCAGTCCAGCTAGATTAACCGAAAAAGACTCCAAAGCCAGCGTAAAGAGTTCTGACGTGTGACGAAGAAACCCAATCCAGGTCCGCCCGACTTTCACAAGGAAAGCGCCGGGGTGGTTTCGGTGTCCGTGGCGACCGACGGTCGCACGGTAAGCACGTGGACCTTGGGGATCCCGTCTCTCCCGAGTCTTCGGGTGCCCGATTTGGCCAAGCCCAAGAGGTCCTGCCTGAAACGCACCCCGACGAAGACGTACAAGAAGGGATTGAGGCAGGCGTGCGTGTACGCCAAACCCTTGGCCACCTGTCCGGCCACGTCGAAGCGCTGGACGGCGGCGCAGTCGGTGATGGTGGCGTTGGCGGCCTGCCAGGCCTCCAGCACCAGCAGGCCGTTGTACGGCAACTGCGTGGCCAGGAAGACCAAGACCACCACCATGATGACGCGCAGGGCTTTGTGTTTTTCAAAGTTGCGGGCGCGCAGGAGGGTCCGGACGATGACCGAGTAGCAGAAGACCATGACCACCAGAGgcaggaggaaacccatgcagatCTGGAGACTCAGCACCAGGATCTTGGTCAAGTTCCCGCCGTTGTTCCAGTAGACCATCACGCAAAACGAGGTGGCGTTCGTGCCCGTTTTCACCCGGGCGAAGAGGAACTCGGGCACGGCCAGGGCGGTGGACAGCGCCCAGACCGCCGCGCAGGCTACTTTCCCGTAGAAGAGCCGCTGTTCCTTCCGGTTGTGAGCTTTGGTGACCTGCACGATGGCGACGTAGCGGTCCACGCTGATGCACATCAAGAGGAAGGTGCCGCTGAAAACGTTGATCTTGTAGACGGCCGACACGGTCTTGCAGAGAGCCCGCCCGAAGCGCCAGCCCTCGTCGGCGTCCGAGGCCCAGAAGGGGAGGGTGCAAAGGAAGAGCAGGTCGGCCGCCGCCAGGTTGAGCAGGAAGACGTCGGTCATGGTCTTGAGGCGATTGCGCGCCGTGCTGAAGACCCAGACCACCAGCAGGTTGCCCACGCCGCCCAGTACGAAAATACTCCAGAAGAGGGGGGGCTCGTAGCGACCTCGGAACTGCCGCACCCAGCTCCGGTCGCACATGCCGGTGGACTGGGTGGGTCCTGTGTCGTAGTCGTAGTCCCAGGGCTCTGTCTGAAACATGCGTAATACAGTTTTAGACCATGAGCTGCTACGTCAAAGAATTTCATTTTAGCCTTgttgctaggctaggctagcatTTTCCACCTCAAAGTTATTTGCGGGGGCAAGAGAAGATGCTAGGTTTTAttagacaaaacaaaaaggacACTAACAGTTCTAAACAACAAATATGCAATGCTAACGCACAGTTTGCCATGTTCGGGACAACTTTATCATTAAAGAAGGCTCCGACCTGAGCTCGCTAGTACAAATGACCCGCTACGACCGAGCCGCTATGCTAGGGCTAGGCTAGCGATAACAGTCGTTAGCCTTAGTTGAAGCACTCAcggattaaaatgaaaaaaaatggctgaattttttttaaacactgccTGGACTACGGTGCTTAATTCAGTGAAGGTAAATCCACCTGTTTTATATAATTGGACATATAAAAGGAAGTTTTCATGGCTGATATATCGCCCCCTGCTGGCGGAAATGTAATCCATGGGCGTTGGTGAGAACTTCATCTGCTTTCAGAACTTTTGGAGACCACAGAAAGTGTTTAGGAACACTCTTAATCGCAGCACCTTGCCTTTTCACTTCCTGTCAGCAATGTTTTTGTCTCTTTTCgcttttttttgcaggtttGTAAAGGTTCTGCTGGAGACGCGCCCACTCCACATCAAACGCTTTGACGCAAACGTCAATCCACCGAGCACGTCTGGCGCAGGTGTTCCGCACTGGGCTGGAGAAACCGCAACGTTTCGTGACTTCCTGCTGCTCTCCAAAGACGGCGGGAGGTGCGCACCGACACCCCCAGGGTGGAGATAAAGGTTAGATGGGGGGGCCGAGATAACGCAGCATGTGAACCAGACGTTGTGGCTGCATTTTTGGAACTCCATTTATAGACCAACTTTGACTATTTGACCTTTCATTTTGAGCCAAACAaatatcaaatccatttttattgttttctacaaatattaaaatcaatccaaataaaaaaaatggtaccattttttattatttggatCTATACgtattaaaagtattttttaacttaaaaaaaaagggaaatacattttcaatactgtttattttggattttaaaaagtaaaaaaatagtttttagcTTCCAAAAATGCTGATTTGaacagtttatatatatatatatatatataaatttatgttcaaaataaaacattattttagatttttaaaattactttttgtgcaaaaaatcatatatacgtatactatATACTAATCTTTGAAAACCCAACGGGCCTCACAAAACGACTTGCCGGGCCTCAATAAAGACCCCCGGCCCACCTCTTTGACACCACCGATGTATCTTAAAATACCGTAAACGCATTAAATATTAACAGTAGAGTGTTAAAACTCACATGGTCATTTTACAAGGTCCTACTTACATttcaataaattaataaaatgtccCAATATACTCACTGTGACATATTCATCCATTTCCGTTGTCATATCCgtggatggaaaaaaatcctCCATGTTTTTCTGCCAAAAATAGACATCAAGGTCACCAGATCATAAAATGACAATAGTTTGTCAATAAGTGACTCATTTCTACTCACCGTTGGGTGCCTTCAGCGAGTTCTTCTTTTGTGCGAGCGCCAGTCCTCGCCCGCCGTCTTTTATGAGCGCCGCCGCGGAAAAAGCACGTGTCAGGCAACAATAAGCCCGCCCCGACTGAAGCAATTCTTTTGGCAGATGTTCAAGTTCCCGGCGACGAGAGACGGCGAAACCAGAAACGTTCAGGTGAAGGTCAGGGAGAAGAAGCAGATGATCTTTTCCACTCCGTCCAGCTGTTCAAAGCGTTCACCCGGTCATCTgagatttggaaatttgactgTCGGCTGGATGATGAATGGCAAAAGGGTGATGTACACCTCACACACCTgcgctttttgttgttttttgtgtgtgtgtgtcattggGATGACCTCAAGGGTGCATCTAAAATCCATGGACAATCCATCAGGGCAGTAAGCAACACAtccactacattttttttccatctaaatcaggggtgtcagactcgggttgcttcgcggggcgctttaacgtcaacttgatttcacgtgggcccgatcattttagatatcatatttagatttttt
This Stigmatopora argus isolate UIUO_Sarg chromosome 17, RoL_Sarg_1.0, whole genome shotgun sequence DNA region includes the following protein-coding sequences:
- the LOC144091866 gene encoding C-C chemokine receptor type 9-like; protein product: MEDFFPSTDMTTEMDEYVTTEPWDYDYDTGPTQSTGMCDRSWVRQFRGRYEPPLFWSIFVLGGVGNLLVVWVFSTARNRLKTMTDVFLLNLAAADLLFLCTLPFWASDADEGWRFGRALCKTVSAVYKINVFSGTFLLMCISVDRYVAIVQVTKAHNRKEQRLFYGKVACAAVWALSTALAVPEFLFARVKTGTNATSFCVMVYWNNGGNLTKILVLSLQICMGFLLPLVVMVFCYSVIVRTLLRARNFEKHKALRVIMVVVLVFLATQLPYNGLLVLEAWQAANATITDCAAVQRFDVAGQVAKGLAYTHACLNPFLYVFVGVRFRQDLLGLAKSGTRRLGRDGIPKVHVLTVRPSVATDTETTPALSL